Proteins co-encoded in one Betaproteobacteria bacterium genomic window:
- a CDS encoding tripartite tricarboxylate transporter substrate binding protein has translation MTAAFGEFASDGGSIHDFPIGDLMRPVRSILPWFLLPAVFALAGSVRAAESFPNRPVSMVVPYSAGGSADVVGRLVAAEMSKTLGENVVIELRPGAGGNIGAELVARSARPDGYTILLGSLSLSSNPSLMKLKFDPRKDLVAVAGLATLPNLMVTAVSSPYKTFKEAIAAARQNPGKLTYGSSGLGTSSHLTGELLNAAAGIELLHVPYKGSGAVYPDLMARRVDFLFDLAGSSAGYVQSSKVRALATTAPRRSAALPDVPTIAETFPGYEFGAYLALFAPAATPKEAIARLEQAAAKALQAPQVKERLAQMAAEPVPVSSSGFQKYFDNDVERFARLVREGKLKPLQ, from the coding sequence GCCCGCGGTATTCGCGCTTGCCGGCTCGGTGCGCGCAGCCGAATCCTTTCCAAACCGTCCCGTCAGCATGGTGGTGCCCTACTCGGCCGGTGGTTCGGCCGATGTCGTCGGGCGCCTGGTGGCGGCGGAGATGAGCAAGACCCTGGGCGAGAACGTCGTCATCGAATTGCGGCCGGGCGCCGGCGGCAACATCGGCGCCGAGCTGGTCGCGCGCAGCGCGCGCCCGGACGGTTATACGATCCTGCTCGGATCCTTGTCGCTGTCGTCCAACCCGAGCCTGATGAAGCTCAAGTTCGATCCGCGCAAGGATCTGGTCGCGGTGGCGGGGCTCGCCACGCTGCCGAATCTCATGGTCACTGCCGTGTCCTCGCCGTACAAGACCTTCAAGGAGGCCATCGCGGCGGCGCGCCAGAATCCGGGCAAGCTTACTTACGGCTCTTCGGGTCTCGGCACCAGCAGCCACCTGACCGGCGAGCTTCTGAACGCGGCGGCCGGCATCGAGCTGCTGCATGTTCCGTACAAAGGCAGCGGCGCGGTCTATCCCGATCTCATGGCGCGGCGGGTCGATTTCCTGTTCGACCTGGCCGGCTCGTCCGCCGGATACGTGCAAAGCAGCAAGGTGCGCGCACTCGCGACCACCGCACCGCGGCGCTCAGCTGCACTGCCGGACGTGCCGACCATTGCCGAGACTTTTCCCGGCTACGAGTTCGGTGCCTATCTGGCGCTGTTCGCGCCGGCCGCGACGCCGAAGGAGGCGATCGCCCGGCTGGAACAAGCGGCGGCCAAGGCGTTGCAGGCACCACAGGTGAAGGAGCGTCTGGCGCAGATGGCTGCCGAACCGGTTCCCGTTTCGTCGAGCGGGTTCCAGAAGTACTTCGACAATGACGTGGAGCGGTTCGCGCGGCTGGTTCGCGAGGGGAAGCTCAAGCCGTTGCAGTAA